The genomic DNA GCAACCGTGCGACGACTCCAGGCCGCCGGTCGAGCGCCAGGGTCCATTCGGCGCCGAGGAGGAGCGGCACCAACACGAATCCCTGCTCCTTCGATCCCATGGCGATGATCGCCACGGCGATCAGTCCGACCACCGCCCTGGTCGTCGCCTGCCGGAGCCGGGCGTCGAGGTAGATCAGCGCCGCCGCGAGCAGTGCGATTGCGACCCAGAGCTCGGACTGGCCGACGATGTTCGCGACCACTTCGACGTGCACCGGGTGGACCAGAAAGAGGATCGTGGCGCCCGCGGCTGCGAGTTCACCGATTCCGAGCCGGCGCATCACCGCGAAGAGGAGCGCGCCGATCGCGAGGTACATCACCAGCGAGACGAGATGAAAAAGCCACGGCGCTCCGTGACCGAGCCACCATTGCGCCGCGAATCCGGCGATGGTGACCGGACGCCAGAGCGTGCCGAGCCAATACGGTGCGGCCGGAATGGTATGCCACAGTGCCGGGTCGGTGACCCGCGGATTCTGCGTGATCGCCGGAACATCGTCGTAGACGAATCCGTTGCGGATGCTGAGCCCCATCGCGGCGATTCCCGCCACGGCGACTGTGGCGACGATCCACCGTCGACGCGCCGTCATCGTTTCGGAATGCTGTCCACGGGTGGCGGCAGATTGACTGTATGCGGCGGAGCGTGCACCCGGTCGGCGCTGTCGGCGATTTCAGCGTATCGCGCCAGCGTCGTGTGCTGCGGGCCATACGACGCGCCGAGGCGTGCTTCGACTGCCGCCTCCTTGTAACGACCGAGCCAGAGGAGGCAGGCCACTTCCGAGCCGCGTACACCATTGTGTGCCGGCATCATCGCCAGCACTTCCTTGTACAGATTCAGCGCCGGTTCGCACATCGCTGCAGCACGATACTTGTCCGCCAGGTCGATGTAGACGGGCACCGCCGCGGGATAGAGGTCGATCGCCTTGCGGTACTCGAGTTCGGCCGTCTTCTTCATGTTGACGCCAAACAGGACCGAGGCATAGGCGTGGTGCGCGCGCCAGCTCCTCGGCGCATCGATGACCGACTGGAACCAGAGCGTCGCGGAATCACGCCACACCATCTGGCGCGACATGCTGCGAGACAATCCCATCGCGAGCAGGACGATCGATCCAGTCGCCGCGGCGATCCGCCCAGGCGATCCGCGACTGTATAGCCACGCGCCAGCGAGCCAGAGGATGTCGGCACCGGCGATCACCACGCCGACGCTGCTGAGGAAGAGGGTCCGCTCGGCGAGGACGATTCCGGTGGGAATCAGGACGTTGCTCACCGGGATCAGCCCGATCGCCGTCCAGAGGATCCCGAACGCGACCACCGGCCGGCGGTGCCAGCAGTACCACGCCAGGACGAAGGTGGCGATCAGCAGCAACGCGCCGAACGATTGCGCGGTACCCCAATGCGTTGTCCCGACGATTTCTCCGGGTGAATAGTCGGCCTGCAGGTGCGCGGGCCAGAACAGGAGCCGGTACCACTTCGGTACCACGCCGAGCATCGTGATCGCGCGGCCTCCGACATGCAGCCCGCCAAGCGCCTCGGCGGTGAAGCTCCCCTTGGTGTTTCCGGCGAGGACGATGGTGCGCACTCCCGCGACGCATACGGCAACGAGGACAAACGCGAGATACAGCGGTCGCAGGAGTACGAAGCGTTCGCGCCAGGTCCGCCCATCGTCGATGATGGTCAACTCGGCAGCCACCAGCATCGCCGGGAGCATGGCACCGCTTTCCTTGAACAGCATCGCGACCAGGTAGCCGAACACCATCAACGACATCGAGCGCCGGGTGATCGCGTCGCCGCTGCGACGGTGATCGATGTATGAAGCCGTGAGCATCGCCACCAGGATCCCCACCACAAGTTCCGCCTGGTTCACGGCAACGGCGACCGCTTCCACGTGGACCGGGTGGATCGCAAACCACGCGGCCGCAACCCAGGCCGCCCCCGGGCCGAGGCATCGGCGGGCGAGTCGATAGACCGCCAGCACCGCGCCGAGATAGAGGAGAACGGAGACGATACGGAAGATCGGTTCGTGTCCGCCACTCACGACCCACTGAACGGCAAACGACAGCATGGTCAGCGGCCGGTAGAGATCTCGCGGATAGGGCCACGGCCAGTACGCCTGGCCGAAGAGAACCCATGGATGGGCGAGGGTGTGGACCAGGCCGTTGACCTTGATGATCGGCAGGTCGTCCTGGACCCACGTGTTCCAGAGGCAGGAAAACGTCGACCCGAGAGCGAGGAGAACGAGTCCCGCCAACCCGGCCCAACGCGGGAAGCGGATGTGCCTTGTGGAGGCATTCATCCCGTTTCGCCCCGGCACGGATAATGAGTGGGAAGGTGACGTTTTCTCATGCGGTTGACT from Gemmatimonadales bacterium includes the following:
- a CDS encoding tetratricopeptide repeat protein — its product is MNASTRHIRFPRWAGLAGLVLLALGSTFSCLWNTWVQDDLPIIKVNGLVHTLAHPWVLFGQAYWPWPYPRDLYRPLTMLSFAVQWVVSGGHEPIFRIVSVLLYLGAVLAVYRLARRCLGPGAAWVAAAWFAIHPVHVEAVAVAVNQAELVVGILVAMLTASYIDHRRSGDAITRRSMSLMVFGYLVAMLFKESGAMLPAMLVAAELTIIDDGRTWRERFVLLRPLYLAFVLVAVCVAGVRTIVLAGNTKGSFTAEALGGLHVGGRAITMLGVVPKWYRLLFWPAHLQADYSPGEIVGTTHWGTAQSFGALLLIATFVLAWYCWHRRPVVAFGILWTAIGLIPVSNVLIPTGIVLAERTLFLSSVGVVIAGADILWLAGAWLYSRGSPGRIAAATGSIVLLAMGLSRSMSRQMVWRDSATLWFQSVIDAPRSWRAHHAYASVLFGVNMKKTAELEYRKAIDLYPAAVPVYIDLADKYRAAAMCEPALNLYKEVLAMMPAHNGVRGSEVACLLWLGRYKEAAVEARLGASYGPQHTTLARYAEIADSADRVHAPPHTVNLPPPVDSIPKR